One genomic region from Xenopus laevis strain J_2021 chromosome 2L, Xenopus_laevis_v10.1, whole genome shotgun sequence encodes:
- the ube3a.L gene encoding ubiquitin-protein ligase E3A: MSSPDKRRQQERAGAPEPEERRTNTPRSSPGHSPEGDRSPGDPHSENLENSRMKRAAAKHLIERYYHQLTEGCGNETCTNEFCASCPTFLRMDNNAAAIKALELYKLNAKLCDPHPSKKGTSSSYLDNNSKSSHNNSCTQRKMNKKALHGPRDDYKDVTYLSEEKVYEILELCREREDYSPLIRVIGRVFSSAEALVQSFRKAKQHTKEELKSLQEKDEDKDEDEKEKAASFAAAMEEDSVASSSRLSDHSLGDNNIQKLGPEEVSLDIEAVRRVYHRLLANEKIEAAFLNALVYLSPNVECDLTYHNVYSRDPNYLNLFIIVMENGNLHSPEYLEMALPLFCKAMSKLPLTAQAKLICLWSKYSAEQIRRMMETFQQLITYKVISNEFNSRNLVNDDDAIVAATKCLKMVYYSNVAGGEIETDHNEEEDDEPVPESSELTLQELLGEERRNKKGPRVDPLETELCVKTIDCRKPLIPFEEFVNEPLNDVLEMDKDYTFFKVETENKFSFMTCPFILNAVTKNLGLYYDNRIRMYSERRITVLYSLVQGQQLNPYLRLKVRRDHIIDDALVRLEMIAMENPADLKKQLYVEFEGEQGVDEGGVSKEFFQLVVEEIFNPDIGMFTYDESTKLFWFNTSSLETEGQFTLIGIVLGLAIYNNCILDVHFPMVVYRKLMGKKGTFRDLSDSHPVLYQSLKDLLEYEGSVEDDMMMTFQISQTDLFGNPLMHDLKENGDTIPITNENRKEFVSLYTDYILNKSVEKQFKAFRRGFHMVTNESPLKYLFRPEEIELLICGSRNLDFQALKDTTEYDGGYTRDSNIIKEFWEIVNSFTEEQKRLFLQFTTGTDRAPVGGLGKLKMIIAKNGPDTDRLPTSHTCFNVLLLPEYTNKEKLKERLLKAITYAKGFGML, translated from the exons GAAGCGAGCAGCTGCAAAGCATCTAATAGAACGCTACTACCACCAGTTAACTGAGGGTTGTGGAAATGAAACCTGCACGAATGAATTTTGTGCTTCCTGTCCCACTTTTCTTCGTATGGATAACAATGCAGCAGCCATTAAGGCCCTCGAGTTGTATAAGCTTAATGCAAAACTCTGTGATCCTCATCCTTCCAAGAAAGGAACAAGCTCATCTTATCTAGACAACAATTCGAAAAGCTCCCATAACAACTCCTGCACACAAAGAAAGATGAATAAGAAAGCCCTACATGGACCCAGAGACGACTATAAAG ATGTCACTTACTTATCTGAAGAAAAAGTGTATGAAATTCTTGAATTGTGTAGAGAAAGAGAAGACTACTCACCTTTAATTCGAGTGATCGGTAGAGTTTTTTCCAGCGCAGAAGCTTTGGTTCAAAGTTTCCGAAAAGCAAAGCAGCATACAAAGGAAGAGCTAAAATCCTTGCAAGAAAAGGATGAAGATAAGGATGAAGATGAGAAAGAAAAAGCTGCATCATTCGCTGCTGCAATGGAAGAAGATTCTGTGGCATCATCCTCAAGGTTAAGTGACCATTCACTAGGAGACAACAACATACAGAAACTAGGCCCTGAAGAAGTGTCTCTAGATATAGAAGCAGTTCGACGGGTGTATCACAGGTTACTTGCTAATGAGAAAATCGAAGCTGCCTTTCTAAATGCACTTGTATACCTTTCTCCTAATGTGGAATGTGACTTAACTTATCATAATGTTTATTCACGAGATCCCAACTATCTCAACTTGTTTATAATCGTCATGGAGAATGGTAATCTCCATAGTCCTGAATACCTGGAAATGGCGTTACCGTTATTTTGCAAAGCAATGAGCAAACTACCATTAACAGCACAAGCAAAGTTGATCTGTCTCTGGTCAAAGTACAGTGCTGAGCAGATTCGCCGAATGATGGAAACATTTCAGCAACTTATAACCTATAAAGTTATAAGCAATGAGTTCAACAGTCGAAATTTAGTCAACGATGACGATGCTATTGTTGCAGCAACAAAGTGCTTAAAAATGGTTTACTATTCAAATGTTGCTGGTGGAGAGATTGAAACCGACCATAATGAAGAGGAAGACGACGAACCTGTTCCTGAGTCCAGTGAACTAACTCTGCAGGAACTGCTAGGGGAAGAACGACGGAACAAAAAGGGTCCACGAGTAGATCCCCTTGAAACCGAACTCTGTGTTAAAACGATTGATTGCAGGAAACCTCTCATCCCGTTCGAGGAATTTGTTAACGAACCACTAAATGATGTCCTAGAAATGGACAAAGATTATACTTTCTTTAAAGTAGAGACTGAAAACAAATTCTCTTTTATGACTTGCCCATTTATCCTAAATGCAGTTACGAAGAATCTTGGTCTGTATTATGACAACAGAATCCGCATGTACAGTGAAAGGCGAATAACTGTTCTGTATAGTCTAGTACAAGGACAACAACTTAACCCCTATCTGAGGCTCAAAGTTCGGCGAGATCACATCATTGATGATGCTCTTGTTAGG CTTGAGATGATTGCCATGGAGAATCCTGCAGATTTGAAGAAGCAATTATATGTGGAATTTGAGGGAGAACAAGGAGTAGATGAAGGAGGTGTTTCTAAAGAGTTTTTCCAATTAGTTGTTGAAGAAATTTTCAACCCTGATATTG gtaTGTTCACTTATGATGAGTCCACTAAACTCTTTTGGTTCAATACATCATCtttggagacagaaggacagtTTACACTTATTGGCATTGTATTGGGTCTTGCAATTTACAATAACTGCATTCTAGATGTGCATTTTCCAATGGTGGTATATAGAaaattaatggggaaaaaaggaaCCTTCCGTGACCTTTCCGATTCTCATCCT GTTCTTTATCAGAGTTTAAAAGATTTGTTGGAGTACGAAGGTAGTGTTGAAGATGATATGATGATGACTTTCCAGATTTCTCAGACTGACCTCTTTGGAAATCCTTTAATGCATGACTTAAAGGAAAATGGAGATACAATCCCAATTACAAATGAGAACAGAAAG GAATTTGTCAGTCTATATACAGACTATATTCTAAACAAATCAGTCGAAAAGCAGTTTAAAGCCTTCAGGAGGGGCTTTCACATGGTTACCAATGAATCACCTTTGAAATATCTGTTTAGACCAGAGGAAATTGAACTTCTTATTTGTGGAAGTAGG AACTTAGATTTCCAAGCTCTGAAAGATACTACAGAATATGATGGTGGTTATACCAGAGATTCAAATATTATTAA AGAGTTTTGGGAAATTGTAAATTCTTTCACTGAGGAACAGAAAAGATTGTTCTTGCAATTTACAACAGGGACGGACAGAGCCCCTGTAGGTGGGCTAGGCAAATTAAAGATGATTATAGCCAAAAACGGCCCTGATACAGACAG GTTACCAACATCTCATACTTGCTTTAATGTCCTTTTGCTTCCAGAGTACACAAATAAAGAGAAACTGAAGGAGAGATTGTTAAAGGCCATCACTTATGCTAAGGGGTTTGGTATGctctaa